AGGCGGATCCGCAGATGGGAGGAATGTCGGATGAGCGAAGCGAGCGCGCTTTTCCCGACGTACGGCCGGTACCCGATCACGCCGGTCCGCGGGGAGGGCAGCCGGCTGTGGGATGAGTCCGGCCGCGAATATCTCGATATGATGAGCGGCATCGCGGTGACGAGCCTCGGCCATTGTCCGCCGGAAGTGCGCGACCGGCTGATCGAACAGTTGCATACGCTGTGGCACGTCAGCAACCTTTTCCATATTCCGCAGCAGGAAAAGCTGGCCCGCCTGCTGATCGAACATTCGTGCCTGGACGCCGTCTTTTTCTGCAACAGCGGTGCGGAGGCAAACGAGGCGGCGATCAAGCTCGCCCGGCGGTATCACGCGGTCGTGCGCGGCCGGCCGCGGCCGGAGATCGTCGCGTTCCGCCAGTCGTTCCACGGCCGGACGCTGGCGACGCTGACGGCGACAGGCCAGGACAAGGTGAAGGACGGTTTTGCGCCGTTGCCGGAGGGGTTCGTGCATGCGCCCTATAACGATGCGGAGGCGCTGGAGTCGTACGTCGGCGAGCGCACGGGCGCGATCATGCTGGAGCTCGTGCAGGGCGAGGGCGGGGTCCGACCGGCGGAACCGGATTTTGTACGGGAAGTCGTCCGGGTGTGCGAACGGTACGACCTGCTGCTGATCGTCGACGAGGTGCAGACCGGGCTCGGTCGAACCGGCAAGCTGTTCGCCTACGAACATTACGGCATCGAGCCGGACATCGTCACGCTGGCGAAAGGGCTGGGAGGCGGTTTCCCGATCGGCGCGATGCTCGGCAAGGCGAAGCTGCGCGACGCGTTCGGGCCGGGCTCGCACGGGTCGACGTTCGGCGGCACGCCGATCGCGACGGCGGCGGCGACGGCGGTCGTCGAGACGATTTTGCGCGAAAAACTGGCGGAGCGCGCGGCGAACATGGGCGCGTATCTGCTGGCCGAGCTGCGCGCGAAACTCGCCGGCAACCCGCTGGTGACCGACGTCCGGGGGCTGGGCTTGCTCGTCGGCGTCGAGTGTGCGGTGCCGGTAGCGGACATCATTTCGGACATCCATCGCGAAGGCGTGCTGCTCATTCAGGCCGGGCCGAACGTGATTCGGATGTTGCCGAATTTGCGCGTGACGAAGGATGAGATCGACCGGGCGGTGGCGGTCGTCGCCCGCGTGCTCGACCGACATGCGGCCGTGCGGGATGCGGCCGATTCGGTGCGGCAGGCGGCCGGATGAGGGCGGTTGACGGAAGAATCGGCGCGGAGGCGCCGGCGAAGGAGGAGAGGGCGATGGCAGAGGAACGGCTCCGGGAAGACGACGAGCGGATCGCGGCCGAGCTGAAGGGACGCGATTTTCTGACGCTGGCGGACTACCGTCCGGAGGAGCTGCGGTATTTGCTGCGGCTGGCGGTGGAACTGAAGCGGAAGCAGAAGGCGGGCGAGACGTTCCAGCCGTTGAAAGGCAAGACGCTCGGCCTCATTTTCGAAAAATCGTCGACGCGCACCCGCGTTTCGTTCGAGGTCGGCATGTATCAGCTCGGCGGGTACGCGCTTTTCTTAAGCCGAAACGACATCCAGATGGGGCGCGGCGAGACGGTGTGGGATACCGCCCAGACGATGTCGCGCTACCTGGACGGCCTGATGATCCGGACGTACGCGCACCGCAATGTCATCGAACTGGCGCGCGGGGCGACCGTTCCGGTCATCAACGGTCTGAGTGATTTTTGCCATCCATGCCAGGAAATGGCTGATTATCTCACGATATGGGAAATCAAGGGCCGGTTCGAAGGGGTGAAGCTCGCGTACGTCGGCGACGGCAACAACGTCGCGCACTCGCTCATGATCGGCGCGGCGAAGTTCGGCCTTCATTTCGCGCTGGCCTGTCCGGAAGGCTATGAGCCCGACAGGTCGTTTACGGAGCTGGCCCGGGAAGTCGCGGAACAGACCGGCGCGCGGATCGAGATCGTGCGCGATCCCCGCGAGGCGGTATCGGGCGCGGATTTCGTCTATACGGACGTCTGGACGAGTATGGGGCAGGAGGAAGAAGCGGAGCAACGCCGCAAAGTGTTCCGGCCGTACCAAGTGAACGAGCAGCTCGTGCGGTACGCGAAACCGGATTTCCGGTTCATGCACTGTCTGCCGGCGCATCGCGGCGAGGAAGTGACCGACGACGTCATAGACGGGGATCATTCGATCGTGTTCGATCAGGCCGAAAACCGACTGCACGCGCAAAAAGCGATTTTGACGGCGCTGATGGGCTGACGCGGACGGGGCTCGGGCGCGTTTTCCAACGTCTCGGCGAGGCTTCGGCGCGACCGGACCGGCCGGCGCCGGAGAACGGCGCGCCGCGCGGTACCGGCTCACATCGACGGAAAGGAGAAATCGGCACCGATGGCGAGAAAAAAAATCGTGCTGGCGTATTCCGGCGGGTTGGATACGTCGGTCATTCTGGCGTGGCTGAAAGAGACGTACGACGCCGACATCATCGCATTTACCGCAGACATCGGCCAGAAAGAAGAACTGGACGGCATCGAGGAGAAAGCGCTCCGGACCGGGGCGTCCAAGGTGTATGTGGAGGATTTGCGGGAAGAGTTCGCCCGCGATTTCATTTTCCCGATGTTTCAGGCCGGTGCGTTGTACGAGGGGCAATACTTGCTCGGCACGAGCATCGCGCGGCCGCTCATCGCCAAACGGATGGTCGAGATCGCGCGGGCGGAAGGGGCGACGGCGATCGCTCACGGCGCCACCGGCAAAGGCAACGACCAGGTGCGGTTCGAATTGGCGGCGGCCGCGCTCGCACCGGAATTGGAAGTGATCGCGCCGTGGCGGATCGAGGCGTTCCGCGAGCGGTTCCCCGGGCGGGCGGAGATGATCGCCTACGCGGAAAAGCACGGCATTCCCGTGCGCGCGACGGCGGAAAAGCCGTATTCGACGGATCGCAATTTGCTGCATATCAGTTTTGAAAGCGGTGTGCTGGAAGATCCGTGGGTGGACGCGACCGCTCCGGATATGCGCGACATGTACGTGCTGACCGTCTCGCCGGAGGACGCGCCGGACGAGCCGGAATACGTCGAGCTGGAGTTCGAGCGCGGCATCTGCGTCGCGGTCAACGGCGAACGGCTGTCGCCGCTCGGCGTCATGGAGCGGCTGAACGAGTTGGGCGGCCGCCACGGTATCGGCCGGGCGGATATCGTCGAAAACCGGTTCGTTGGCATCAAAAGCCGTGGCGTGTACGAAACGCCGGGCGGTACGATTCTGTTCGTCGCCCACCGGAAAATCGAGTCGTTGACGATGGACCGCGAAGTGATGCACTTGCGCGATTCGCTCATTCCGAAGTACAGCGCGCTCGTGTACAACGGGTTCTGGTTTTCGCCGGAGCGGCTGGCACTGCAGGCGCTCGTGACGGAAAGCCAGCGCAACGTGACGGGGACGGTGCGCCTGAAACTGTACAAGGGCAACGTCATGGCAGCCGGCGTCCGGAGCCCGGTCAGCCTGTACGACCCGCATATGGCGACGATGGAAGCCGATCCGACGCACAGCTACAATCAATCCGACGCGACGGGGTTCATCCGACTGCACGCCCTGCGGCTGAAGACGGCGGCGAAGGCGGCGGCCCGTGCGGCGGAACTTGCGGCCCAGGCGACAGAAACGGCGCAGACCGTGCAGGCGCAGACGGAAGCACGCCGGGCGGCACCGACGGCGGTGTCCGGCGGCAAAGGGGAAACGGAGGGCACGACGTGAGCAAACTGTGGGGCGGTCGGTTTACGAAAAAGACCGATCAGTTGGCAGAAGAATTTACGGCATCGATCGGATTCGATAAAGAGTTGGCCGAAGAAGACATCCAGGGAAGCCTGGCGCACGTCGCGATGTTGGGCAAATGCGGCGTTTTGCCGCCGGAGGACGTCGAGAGAATTACCGAGGGGCTGCACCGCGTCCTGCAGCGCATCCGCCGCGGCGAGGCGGAATTTGCCGTGGAGGATGAAGACATTCACATGAACGTCGAAAAAATGCTGATCGAGGACATCGGTCCGACCGGAGGCAAGTTGCATACGGCGCGCAGCCGCAACGATCAGGTGGCGACCGATCTGCATTTGTATTTGCGCAGGCGCGTCGTTGGCATCGTCGAGCTGCTCGTCGACGCTCAAGAAGCGCTGATCCGGACGGCGCGCCGGCACGCCGACGTCGTGTTTCCCGGCTATACGCACCTGCAGCGCGCACAGCCGGTGCTGTTCGCTCACCATCTGCTCGCCTACGTCGCCATGTTCCGCCGTGATGTCGAGCGGCTGCAGGACAGCTACAAGCGCATCGACACGTTGCCGCTTGGCGCGGGCGCATTGGCCGGCACGACGTTCCCGATCGACCGCTTTTATACGGCGCAGCTGCTCGGGTTCGGCCGCGTGTACGACAACAGCCTCGATGCGGTGAGCGACCGCGATTTCGTTGTGGAATTCCTGGCGCACGCGGCGATCATCATGATGCATCTGTCGCGGCTGTGCGAGGAGCTGATCCTGTGGTCGAGCGCGGAGTTCGGCTTTATCGAGCTCGACGACGCGTTCTGCACGGGATCGAGCATCATGCCGCAAAAGAAAAATCCCGACGTCGCGGAGCTGATCCGCGGCAAAACCGGCCGCGTCTACGGGCATCTCGTCGGGATGCTGACCGTGCTGAAAGGTTTGCCGCTGGCTTACAACAAGGATTTGCAAGAAGATAAAGAAGGCCTGTTCGACACGGTGCGCACGCTGGAAGCGTCGCTGCGGCTCCTGGCGCCGATGGTCGAGACGATGAAAGTCGACGCCGAGCGCATGCGGACGGCGGTGCGGAATGATTTTTCGACGGCGACCGATTTGGCCGACTATCTTGCGGCCAAAGGGATGCCGTTCCGGCAAGCGCACGAGACGGTCGGCAAGATCGTGCTGCACTGCATTCGCGAGGGCAAGGGTCTGTACGATCTGACGCCGGAAGAATACCGCCGATTTTCGGCGCTGTTCGGAGACGACGTCCGCGCGGTGATCGAACCGGAACGCGTTGTGGCAGCGCGGCGGACGTACGGCGGTACGGCGCCGGAGCGCGTGGCGGAACAGCTCGACGCCGCCGAGGCATGGTGCCGGGAAGCGAGGGCGTGGGTCGAGGAACGGTCGAAATAGACAGTGACGACGGCCGCCGTCGTTCGGTTTCGAACCGGGACAAGGCGGCCTTTTACGACATCTTTCCGGAATCCGTCATCAATCGCCGCACCTCGTCGACCGACAGCTCCGTCAGCTCCGCCACCTCTTCCACCGCCATCCCGCGCGACAACAGCTTCTTCGCCAACGCACGCTTCTCCTCTACTCGGCCTTTCGCCATCCCTTTCGCCATTCCTTCCGCAACACCTTCCGCCCTTAGCCGCCTCTTGATCCGCTCGATGCTCCGCTCGATGTTCGTAATCATCGCCCCTACCTCCCCTTCCTTCGCCGCCTCGATCGCCGCCGCCACCGCTTCCCGCTCCGGCTTTCCCAACCGTTCCACCACCACGTACCGGATCCACTGTACCAAACGCGCCTGCTCCTCCACGCTCATCCGCTTGAGCAGCTCCAGCACCTTCCGCAGCCGCTCCACCAGCTCCGCTGTGTCTTCCACCGGCCGGTCCAGGTAAAACGCCGCCCCGATCGCGTTCGCCAGCCTGAGCAGCTCCTCCTCCCCGTACCGGTTCACGTCGATCAACACACCGAAATCCTGCGCTCCCTCCACGACCTCCCGATACCGCCGCGCCGCCGTCCAGGGCTGCTTGCCGTTGTACAACACCAGCGGCACCACCGCCGGCACCCGCAACCCCTTGCGCCGCCGCATCCGCTTCGGTACGCCCTTCAGCCAGTCCTGCAAAATCTCCGCCTCATAAAGCAGCAGCCGCAGCGGCATCAGAAAGTCGACGTCCGACTGAAGTTCGAGCAGCAGGAAAAACACCGTCCGCCCTTTCAGGCGCACCTTGTAGACGACGTCGGCTTCCTTGCCGCTGAAGTCAGGCAGGACGTAGGATTTGTTGACCGGTTCGAGGGCGTCTTCGCTGTCGATGCGGTCGACCCAGCCGCAGCGGACGAAACAGCGCAGCAGGTCGAGGAAAATTTTCTTACTGGCGAACAGAAACTTGTACCCGCGGTCGTGGCGGGACCGGGGGGTTCGGGTGTCCTGTCTGGACATGACGCCACCTCGTGGGTTCAGAATTTATTATACCACAGCCGCAGCCGCAACCGGCACGCGGAAAGACGGGCGGCACGAACGCCGAACATGTGTGGGCTGCCTGCGGCTTTTCGCCCTCTCGGCGAAACAAAAAACACCGCCCGGTGCGGCGGCCGTCTCCAAACGGCTACCGCAACCGAACGGTGCTTCCGTTCTTGGAATTCATCGTAGTCGATTTCGCTGAAAAAATCAAGAGCATCGCGATGCAAAATCGATGCGAAAAACGGTGTTGTCAAACCGGCGGCTAACCGCTATAATGGCATTAAGACTATCAAGTTGTGTCATGAAAAATAACAAAACGGGAGTGGGTCGTCGTGTGGAGGAAAGCTCTGGTGTTAGGTTTGCTGTTTCTGCTGGCCATACCTGCCTTGGCGTCGGCGGCGGAAGAAGGACCGACCGCGCAGCAGCTCAAGCTGGCCGTCGACGCGCTTTGGGCGCTCGTGGCCGCGGTTTTCGTCATTCTGATGCAAGCGGGGTTCGCCCTGCTGGAGTCCGGGTCGACGCGCATGAAGAACGCCGGGCACGTCGCCGGCAAGACGATTTTGACGTTCGGCATTTGTTCGATCTTCTTCTGGGCGTTCGGCTTCGGCTTGGCGTTCGGCAACGGCAATCCGATCATCGGTACCAGCGGTTTCTTCTTTGACGGCAAAGAGTCGGACGCGTTCGAATCGCTGGCGTTTTCCGACGTGCCGCTCAGCATCAAGTTTTTGTTCCAGCTCGCCTTTGCCGGCGTGTCGTTGGCGATCGCTTGGGGCGGGTTCGCGGAACGCGCCAAGCTGCCGGTGTATTTTGTATTCGGCGCCTTGTTCACGGTCGCGATATATCCGTTCGTCGCGCACTGGATTTGGGGCGGCGGATGGCTGGCCGCACACGGCAAGCAAGATTTCGCGGGTTCCACGGTCGTACACCTGACCGGCGGGACGGCGGCGCTCGCGGCGACGATTCTGCTCGGGCCGCGGCTCGGCAAATTCAACAAAGACGGCAAGCCGAACCTGATTCCCGGACATAACCAGGTGTTGTCCGTGCTTGGCGTCATTTTGCTCTGGATCGGCTGGTTCGGCTTCAATCCGGGCAGCACGTTGACGGCGGTCAACGACGGTTTCTTCGGTTTCATCGCGCTCAACACGAACATGGCGGCCGCGGCGGGAGGCGTGGCGGCGCTCATCGTGTCGTGGATCTATTTCGGCAAGGCGGACATTCCGAGCATGCTGAACGGCGTGCTCGCCGCGCTCGTCGCGATCACCGCTTCCTGCGCGTTCGTCGAGACGTGGGCTGCGGTCGTCATCGGGGCGATCGCCGGGGTGTTGACGTTTTTCTCCGCGCAATGGCTGGAACGCGCCGGGCTCGACGATCCGGTCTACGCTTTCTCCGTGCACGGCATCGCCGGCATGTGGGGTTCGCTGTCGACGGGCTTTTTCGCGTCGCCGCGTCTGGTCGAGATCGTCGGCGTCGGCAAGCCGGGACTGTTCTACGGTTACGGCCTGCACCAGTTGGGCGTGCAGGCGATGGGCGTCGCCGTCAGTTTCGCGTTCGTGTTCGTCGTGTCGTTCTTGATTCTCGGCATCATGAAGGCGACGATGGGACTGCGCGTGACGGAGGAAGAGGAAATCATCGGGCTCGACCTGAGCGAGCACGGCAGTTACGGCTATCCGGAACAGATGAAACAGATCGGTTCCGAATCGAAAGTGATGGCCTGATCGGCGACGCGGCGGGGCGGCTGGGGCAAGCCGCCCCGCATGTTTCGGAGACGGTTCGCCATGCCTCCGGAGGTGCGTCCGGGTGACCGACGATGTAAGACGGAATGACATGTGGAACGATATGTGGAAACGAATCGGCAAGGCGGAACGGTTCGAGGAACTGCGCGCCTGTCGCGACGAGGCGACGGCGTTGCTCGGCGATCCGCGGGCAGCCGCCGACATCGCCGGTTGGAACGAAGTCGTCAATCATTTGCATGATCTGTTGATCGGCCGGACGGTGTTTTTATCGGAACGGATGCTGGCAGAGAAAGGGCTCGGCCCGCCGCCTGTCCGGTATGCGTTCGTGCTGTTCGGCAGCGGCGGTCGTTCGGAGCAGACGCCGTGGAGTGACCAAGACAACGGACTGCTGTACGCGGACGGCGGTGATCCGAAGGAGACGGAAGATTATTTTCATCTGCTTGTGGGAAGTATTTTACACGGTCTTGGAATTCTCGGTTACCCTCCATGTCAGGGGAACGTCCTTTGTTCAAACCCCCGTTGGCGTAAGCCGTTATCCGACTGGAAAAGGCGATTGAACGAGTGGTTCGGCGATCCGACGTGGGAAAACGTCCGTTATACGCTTATCGTCGCGGACGCGCGCGCCGTCTACGGCGACGCCTCGTTGGTGCGCGCCCTGGCGGAAGATATGCGGCAAAAGATACGCGAACGTCCGGACATGTTGGGTAGAATGCTGAAAAATACGCTTCACCATAAAGTCGCGCTGAACTGGTTCGGTCGGCTCGTCACCGAGCGCTACGGCGAGGACGCGGGCGGATTCGACGTCAAGTACGGCGCTTATCTTCCGATCGTCAACGGCGTCCGTCTGCTTGCGCTCGCTCACGGCGTCGCCGGAACATCTACCCTCGAACGAATCGCTGGGCTTACACGGATCGGCGTCTTGTCACCCGCACAGGAAAGCCGCTGGCGCGACGCGTTTTTAAGCGCGCTTTTATTTCGCGCGGAAGCGCCGTTTCAACTGCAAGACGGCTTGTACACGACGCGGGGGAAATTGCGGGACATCCAGCTGACGCGCCAGCGGCGTCGCGAGTTGAAGGAATGTCTGCTGACGGGAAAGGCCATCCAGCAGTTCGTTCGCCGGCATATCTCGGCCGTGCTCGCACGCTCGGGGAAACATCGCAAGTAGCGCCGTCGGAAGGAGATGGAAGCGATGAAGGAGCCGCGCGGTTTCGAGCGGATCTGGCATTTGTACCGACAGGGCGGATGGGCTCCGGCGCTTGCTTCCGTATTCGACGCGCGGACGGCCCAGCAGATGGCGTTTATCCGCTCCGTCATGAGGGAATCACGGCGCAACGACTGGTTCGACCGCAGGCTCGACGAACTTGAAGTCGTCGTGTTCGATCTAGAGACGACCGGATTTTTCCCGCATGCCGGCGACGAAATCATCTCGATCGGCGCGGTGCTGGTACACGGCGAGCGGATCGGCGACGAGAAGTTTTACACGCTGGTCAACCCGAGGCGCGACGTTCCGGAAAATATTCAGCAACTGACCGGTATTACGGATGAAATGGTCCGTGCCGCGCCCGAATTGCTCGACGCCCTCCACGATTTTTTGCGGTTTGTGCGCCATCGCGTTCTCGTCGCCCACGGCAGCGGTCACGACAAGCGGTTTTTGAATTCGGCGCTCTGGCGGACGTCGAAAATCAACCTGGCGCACCGGTTGCTCGACTGCATCATGCTGGCCAAATGGCTGTTTCCCGACCGCGGGCGGTACGATCTCGACACGTTGCTTGCGGATTTCGGCATCGAGATTACGAGGAGGCACCATGCGCTCGAGGACGCCGTGATGACGGCCCACTTGTGGATCAAGCTCGTACGGGAAGCGTTCCGGCGCGGCGTGCCGACGCTGGGCGATCTCTACCTTCAGCTCGGCCGCAGTCTCGCCTGAGCAGATTTCGTCCAACCGCTTTCGCCGGTGATGGCGACGCAGACTTCCCGAAACGCTCCGAGCTGATCGTCCCACCGCCATGCCCGCCATGCGGCGGGAATGCCGTCGGAACGAACGGAGACGACGACGTGAAACGGAACGGTTCGCCACATCGTCGCCGCGTCGGTTTCGGAAAGTTCGGCCGATGCGTTCGGGTGGGAATGGACGACGGCGACAAGCCTTTCCTGTCTGGCGGCGAGTCCGGCGACGAGTTCCACCCATTCGCGGGGATCGGCGACGAAAGCGCGGTGTGTCTCGCAGGCGACGTTGCGCAGGCGGACGTAGCGGGACGGCCGGACGACGCCGTCTTCGTTCGCACCCTCGGCGCTGGAAGCGAGCAGCACTCCGCAGCTTTCGGCGGGATACGAATCCGCCGCGTGGGAGAGCATGTCGCGCGCGATCGGTTTTGCAAGCCAAAGCTGCAAGGTGTTCATCCCCGCTTATTCCACCTGTCTGTCGGGTCTGATTCGGAAGAAGACCAGGGCAAGCGCCGCGGCCGACAATAGCGCTGTCGCGACGAAGACGGTCCGGTGAGAAACGGCCATCATCCGTTCGAACAGCAGCGGTCCCAGCGCCACGCCGAGAAAGCGCAGGCCGTTGTAGATCGACGTGATCAAGCCGCGTTCGTCCCGGCCGACGGCTCCGGTGATGAGGGTGTTCAGGCACGGCAACAGCATGCCGATGCCGACGCCGCAAAGCGAAAGTAGCGCGATGAGCGGATAAAGCCGCGCGTATAGGGCGACGGCGGTCGCCAGAGCGGCGCTCGACAGCGCCAAACCCGTAAGCATCAGCATGCGCATCCGTTTTCCGTTTTTGCGGATATGGGCGCCGGTCAAATAGGAAGCCGTCACCGAACCGAGCAGCGGAACGGCCAGTACCAGCCCTTTTCGGACGCCATCGATGTTGTGCGGCGGTTTTTCCAGAACGTCGGATAAATAAAAGAGGACGCCGAACAACACGAACAATCCGAGCGCGCCGGCGAAAAACGCGGCGGTCAGCCACCGGCCTTTTTCCCGGAAAACGCGGCGGATGTCTGCGACGTAACGGCCGAGCGGCGGCGGGGGAGTCGGCGCCTGCTTATCTTTGATCTGAAGCCAGACGAGCCCCACGGCGATCGCGCAAAAGGCCGGAAATGCAAAAAAGACGGCATGCCAGACGATCAGCGCAAACAGCGAGCCGAGAATCGGGCTGAGTACCTTGCCCGTTCCGTTGGCCGCTTCCACGAGACCGAGCGCTTTGCTCTCCGCGGCTCCCTCATATCGGTCGCCGATCATCGCCATGGCGACCGGCGCCGTTCCCGCCGCACCGATGCCCTGCAACGCTCGGGCGGCGATCAGCACCGGATACGATCCCCAAAGCGCGCCGAACCCGGCGACGACGCCCGAAACGCCGTACAGGCCAAGCGCAGCCAGCAAAACCTTTTTTCTTGAAAATCGGTCGGATAAATACCCGACGACCGGAATGGACAGGCCGGCCGCCAGGGAAAACAGCGTGATGACGAGGCTCGCCTGAAAGCGCGTGACGCCGAGGTGGCGTTCGATGTCCGGCAGCACGGGCACCAGCATCGAATTGCCGAGCACGAGCACGACCGGCACGGAGGCGAAGGCGGCGAGCTCGCCGATTCGCGTTTCGGATGTCAAGGCGGTTCACCCGTCGTATTTTGGACGAAAGCGGGGCATATTATGTGAAAACGCGCATGAGGTGGGCCATGAAACGGTTCGTGTCGGTCGTACTCGTTTTCTTTTTGGCCTTGTGTCTGGTTCCGGCGCTGGCCGCCGTGTCGCGGCCGCAAGGGGCGGCACGACCGGCGTTGCATCGTCAGGATTCGACGGCGCCCGTAAGAACGGCCTACCGCGTCGGCCGGCCGGCGCCGGTCGTGTCGCTGGCCGGGCTTGACGGAAAAACCTACACGCTCGGCGGCAAGCGGGAAAAGCCGCTTCTCATCAATTTCTGGGTTTCCTGGTGCGGACCTTGCCTACTTGAAGCGCCGGATTTTCAGGCGGTTTACGAAAAATACGGCGACCGTATCGATCTTTACGGCGTCAACGTCACGCAGACGGATCGGCTCGACGACGTGCGCCGTTTCGTCGACCGTTACGGGATTCGGTTTCCGGTCCTGCTGGATACCGAAGCAGTCGCCGCAGACGCCTATCGAGTCAGTGCGTTTCCGACGAGCTTCCTCCTCGATCGCGACGGCACAGTCCGCGACCGCTTTTATTTCGTCCGTCGCGACGAGCTGGAAAAGCGAATCGCCGGCCGGCTTCGCGGCGGTCAGCGCTGAGCGTTAGCGATTCGGTTCAGCTGCGGCGAC
The sequence above is drawn from the Candidatus Reconcilbacillus cellulovorans genome and encodes:
- a CDS encoding aspartate aminotransferase family protein is translated as MSEASALFPTYGRYPITPVRGEGSRLWDESGREYLDMMSGIAVTSLGHCPPEVRDRLIEQLHTLWHVSNLFHIPQQEKLARLLIEHSCLDAVFFCNSGAEANEAAIKLARRYHAVVRGRPRPEIVAFRQSFHGRTLATLTATGQDKVKDGFAPLPEGFVHAPYNDAEALESYVGERTGAIMLELVQGEGGVRPAEPDFVREVVRVCERYDLLLIVDEVQTGLGRTGKLFAYEHYGIEPDIVTLAKGLGGGFPIGAMLGKAKLRDAFGPGSHGSTFGGTPIATAAATAVVETILREKLAERAANMGAYLLAELRAKLAGNPLVTDVRGLGLLVGVECAVPVADIISDIHREGVLLIQAGPNVIRMLPNLRVTKDEIDRAVAVVARVLDRHAAVRDAADSVRQAAG
- a CDS encoding MFS transporter, whose amino-acid sequence is MTSETRIGELAAFASVPVVLVLGNSMLVPVLPDIERHLGVTRFQASLVITLFSLAAGLSIPVVGYLSDRFSRKKVLLAALGLYGVSGVVAGFGALWGSYPVLIAARALQGIGAAGTAPVAMAMIGDRYEGAAESKALGLVEAANGTGKVLSPILGSLFALIVWHAVFFAFPAFCAIAVGLVWLQIKDKQAPTPPPPLGRYVADIRRVFREKGRWLTAAFFAGALGLFVLFGVLFYLSDVLEKPPHNIDGVRKGLVLAVPLLGSVTASYLTGAHIRKNGKRMRMLMLTGLALSSAALATAVALYARLYPLIALLSLCGVGIGMLLPCLNTLITGAVGRDERGLITSIYNGLRFLGVALGPLLFERMMAVSHRTVFVATALLSAAALALVFFRIRPDRQVE
- a CDS encoding DNA polymerase III subunit epsilon, with the protein product MKEPRGFERIWHLYRQGGWAPALASVFDARTAQQMAFIRSVMRESRRNDWFDRRLDELEVVVFDLETTGFFPHAGDEIISIGAVLVHGERIGDEKFYTLVNPRRDVPENIQQLTGITDEMVRAAPELLDALHDFLRFVRHRVLVAHGSGHDKRFLNSALWRTSKINLAHRLLDCIMLAKWLFPDRGRYDLDTLLADFGIEITRRHHALEDAVMTAHLWIKLVREAFRRGVPTLGDLYLQLGRSLA
- a CDS encoding ornithine carbamoyltransferase gives rise to the protein MAEERLREDDERIAAELKGRDFLTLADYRPEELRYLLRLAVELKRKQKAGETFQPLKGKTLGLIFEKSSTRTRVSFEVGMYQLGGYALFLSRNDIQMGRGETVWDTAQTMSRYLDGLMIRTYAHRNVIELARGATVPVINGLSDFCHPCQEMADYLTIWEIKGRFEGVKLAYVGDGNNVAHSLMIGAAKFGLHFALACPEGYEPDRSFTELAREVAEQTGARIEIVRDPREAVSGADFVYTDVWTSMGQEEEAEQRRKVFRPYQVNEQLVRYAKPDFRFMHCLPAHRGEEVTDDVIDGDHSIVFDQAENRLHAQKAILTALMG
- a CDS encoding argininosuccinate lyase; the protein is MSKLWGGRFTKKTDQLAEEFTASIGFDKELAEEDIQGSLAHVAMLGKCGVLPPEDVERITEGLHRVLQRIRRGEAEFAVEDEDIHMNVEKMLIEDIGPTGGKLHTARSRNDQVATDLHLYLRRRVVGIVELLVDAQEALIRTARRHADVVFPGYTHLQRAQPVLFAHHLLAYVAMFRRDVERLQDSYKRIDTLPLGAGALAGTTFPIDRFYTAQLLGFGRVYDNSLDAVSDRDFVVEFLAHAAIIMMHLSRLCEELILWSSAEFGFIELDDAFCTGSSIMPQKKNPDVAELIRGKTGRVYGHLVGMLTVLKGLPLAYNKDLQEDKEGLFDTVRTLEASLRLLAPMVETMKVDAERMRTAVRNDFSTATDLADYLAAKGMPFRQAHETVGKIVLHCIREGKGLYDLTPEEYRRFSALFGDDVRAVIEPERVVAARRTYGGTAPERVAEQLDAAEAWCREARAWVEERSK
- a CDS encoding ammonium transporter, which encodes MWRKALVLGLLFLLAIPALASAAEEGPTAQQLKLAVDALWALVAAVFVILMQAGFALLESGSTRMKNAGHVAGKTILTFGICSIFFWAFGFGLAFGNGNPIIGTSGFFFDGKESDAFESLAFSDVPLSIKFLFQLAFAGVSLAIAWGGFAERAKLPVYFVFGALFTVAIYPFVAHWIWGGGWLAAHGKQDFAGSTVVHLTGGTAALAATILLGPRLGKFNKDGKPNLIPGHNQVLSVLGVILLWIGWFGFNPGSTLTAVNDGFFGFIALNTNMAAAAGGVAALIVSWIYFGKADIPSMLNGVLAALVAITASCAFVETWAAVVIGAIAGVLTFFSAQWLERAGLDDPVYAFSVHGIAGMWGSLSTGFFASPRLVEIVGVGKPGLFYGYGLHQLGVQAMGVAVSFAFVFVVSFLILGIMKATMGLRVTEEEEIIGLDLSEHGSYGYPEQMKQIGSESKVMA